In Candidatus Zixiibacteriota bacterium, the following proteins share a genomic window:
- a CDS encoding RNA-binding protein: MNIYIGNMSYDTTEDQLRQAFEGYGEVTSVKVITDRDSGQPKGFAFVEMSGQTEASAAISGLNGQDMNGRALNVNEAKPRVQNGDRNGGGGGGYRKSY, encoded by the coding sequence ATGAATATCTACATCGGTAACATGTCGTATGATACGACAGAAGATCAGTTACGCCAAGCCTTCGAGGGCTATGGTGAAGTCACAAGCGTCAAGGTTATTACTGACAGAGACAGCGGCCAACCAAAAGGGTTCGCCTTTGTCGAGATGTCGGGACAGACCGAGGCTTCTGCTGCCATTAGTGGTCTCAATGGCCAGGACATGAATGGCCGCGCGTTGAATGTCAACGAAGCGAAGCCACGCGTCCAAAATGGCGACCGCAACGGTGGTGGTGGCGGCGGCTACCGCAAGTCGTACTGA